The following coding sequences lie in one Corynebacterium humireducens NBRC 106098 = DSM 45392 genomic window:
- a CDS encoding DUF2254 domain-containing protein, whose product MTEQTVSEKSTGNATVRVRGAVPDVPRETWWQRLWTPFWMIPAVSVIAAVVLGVLLPSYEARDAGDPLRFAFEGGPDAAREVLGVIASATISVTGLVFSITLVVLQLVNSSFSPRMMDGFLRSRTVQGTLAIWLSTFVFALTVTRYVWNSREGDDGFVPRLSVTVAFVMVLTCLGFFLAFIRHILSSMKVANAVSAIGQETLALAKKMYLVQEGDASLEQGPTWSPRPGDARQPVATTETGSIVWFDYRRLLNWATENDAVITVDRRVGEHIVEGQCVMRVWWDGELTEEDRKHLNAAVGVRMERTLTQDVGFGLRQLVDIADRALSPGTNDPTTAVQSVQELHRVLRYLVTCIEPSPYIAEDGGDIVGRPVRIVHLPQEITTLIEESVTEVHLYAEGSAQVPQALRSMVEDLLDATVPRYRSTLERLRALLAEEAEESEEADS is encoded by the coding sequence GTGACTGAGCAGACTGTGAGCGAGAAGTCGACCGGGAATGCGACCGTCCGCGTCCGCGGGGCGGTCCCCGACGTGCCACGCGAGACGTGGTGGCAGCGCCTGTGGACACCGTTCTGGATGATCCCCGCGGTGAGCGTCATCGCGGCGGTCGTCCTCGGTGTGCTCCTGCCCTCCTATGAGGCCAGGGACGCCGGCGACCCTCTCCGTTTCGCCTTCGAGGGCGGCCCCGACGCGGCCCGCGAGGTGCTCGGCGTCATCGCCTCGGCGACGATCTCGGTGACGGGTCTGGTCTTCTCCATCACGCTGGTCGTGCTGCAGCTGGTCAACAGCTCCTTCAGCCCCCGCATGATGGACGGTTTCCTGCGCAGCCGCACCGTCCAGGGGACGCTGGCGATCTGGCTGTCCACCTTCGTGTTCGCCCTCACCGTCACCCGCTACGTGTGGAACAGCCGCGAGGGGGACGACGGTTTCGTGCCGCGTCTGTCCGTGACCGTGGCCTTCGTCATGGTGCTGACCTGCCTGGGTTTCTTCCTGGCGTTCATCCGGCACATCCTCTCCTCGATGAAGGTGGCCAACGCGGTGAGCGCCATCGGCCAGGAGACCCTCGCCCTGGCGAAGAAGATGTACCTCGTGCAGGAGGGGGATGCGTCGCTGGAACAGGGGCCGACGTGGTCACCGCGTCCGGGCGACGCCCGTCAGCCGGTGGCGACCACGGAGACCGGCTCCATCGTGTGGTTCGACTACCGGCGCCTGCTGAACTGGGCGACGGAGAATGACGCGGTCATCACGGTGGACCGCCGCGTCGGCGAGCACATCGTCGAGGGGCAGTGCGTCATGCGCGTCTGGTGGGACGGTGAGCTCACGGAGGAGGACCGGAAGCACCTCAACGCGGCGGTGGGGGTGCGCATGGAACGAACGCTCACGCAGGACGTCGGTTTCGGGCTGCGGCAGCTCGTCGACATCGCCGACCGCGCACTGTCCCCCGGCACCAACGACCCGACCACCGCCGTCCAGTCGGTCCAGGAGCTGCACCGCGTGCTGCGTTACCTGGTCACCTGCATTGAGCCGAGCCCCTACATCGCGGAGGACGGCGGCGACATCGTGGGCCGGCCGGTCCGGATCGTCCATCTCCCGCAGGAGATCACCACCCTCATCGAGGAATCCGTCACCGAGGTCCACCTCTACGCGGAGGGGTCCGCCCAGGTGCCGCAGGCGCTGCGGTCCATGGTGGAGGATCTTCTCGACGCCACCGTGCCCCGCTACCGCTCCACCCTGGAGCGGCTGCGGGCGCTGCTGGCCGAGGAAGCGGAGGAATCTGAGGAAGCGGACTCCTAG
- a CDS encoding ABC transporter ATP-binding protein/permease, with translation MATGSARRAPVDPRLLRLAPPVRRLILRAGAAQALTTVLVLARGVLLGWGAAELIVERALPGWVLPALLAVVLAHGGVAWVAQRWSAEGVGATVDTLRSAALQALRHRDPRAVQEQSGHWRTVLTSGLDDFRPYLSEFLPALVAVVLATPAALAVVFWADPVSGFLALVTLPLIPVFMILIGTLTRAHTERRLRITAALGGQLADLLSGALTLRALGNTAGPAREVEAAGRRHANATMSVLKLAFLSSFALEFIATLSVALVAVGIGLRLLDGGLTLAAGLIALIIIPEVYNPVRQVGTSFHAAVDGLAAVEEVLELVDAPSPTPFLPERVPGVGLRIEDLSVRGRDGVTPHGLSFDAAPGEVTVLHGPNGSGKSTVFLAALGVLPAGLVEGRIEAPASELISFLPARPVLVPGTVATNLALLGAPPTDTGVDIGVPLDREIGAHGAGVSAGQGQRLAVSRTLARGSGEPHLLLLDEPTAHLNAELVIELGRLLRDRAAAGDTVVVASHDPRILDIADQVVTL, from the coding sequence ATGGCCACCGGGAGTGCCCGCCGCGCCCCGGTCGACCCGCGCCTGCTGCGGCTGGCGCCCCCGGTCCGGCGGCTGATCCTCCGGGCGGGTGCGGCCCAGGCCCTGACGACGGTGCTCGTCCTGGCCCGGGGCGTGCTGCTCGGGTGGGGTGCGGCCGAGCTCATCGTGGAGCGGGCCCTGCCGGGCTGGGTGCTGCCCGCGCTGCTGGCGGTCGTCCTCGCCCACGGCGGGGTCGCCTGGGTGGCGCAGCGCTGGTCCGCGGAGGGGGTCGGCGCGACCGTCGACACGCTGCGGTCCGCGGCGCTGCAGGCGCTGCGTCACCGTGACCCCCGCGCGGTGCAGGAGCAGTCCGGGCACTGGCGCACGGTGCTCACCTCGGGTCTGGATGACTTCCGCCCCTACCTCAGCGAGTTCCTGCCCGCCCTGGTCGCGGTCGTGCTGGCCACGCCGGCCGCACTGGCGGTGGTGTTCTGGGCGGACCCCGTCTCGGGGTTCCTGGCGCTGGTGACGCTGCCGCTCATCCCGGTGTTCATGATCCTCATCGGCACCCTCACCCGCGCGCACACCGAACGCCGCCTGCGCATCACCGCCGCCCTCGGCGGACAACTGGCGGACCTGCTCTCCGGGGCGCTCACGCTCCGCGCGCTGGGCAACACGGCGGGCCCGGCGCGGGAGGTGGAGGCGGCGGGGCGTCGGCACGCGAACGCCACGATGTCCGTGCTCAAGCTGGCGTTCCTGTCGTCCTTCGCCCTGGAGTTCATCGCGACGCTGTCCGTCGCGCTCGTCGCGGTCGGCATCGGACTGCGGCTTCTCGACGGCGGCCTCACCCTCGCCGCCGGCCTCATCGCACTCATCATCATCCCGGAAGTCTACAACCCGGTCCGGCAGGTCGGCACGAGCTTCCACGCCGCGGTCGACGGTCTCGCGGCCGTCGAGGAGGTCCTCGAACTCGTCGACGCCCCCTCCCCCACCCCCTTCCTCCCGGAGCGGGTGCCGGGGGTCGGCCTCCGCATCGAGGACCTCTCGGTGCGCGGCCGCGACGGCGTGACACCGCACGGACTCTCCTTCGACGCCGCGCCGGGCGAGGTCACCGTCCTCCACGGCCCCAACGGCTCGGGCAAGTCGACGGTCTTCCTCGCCGCCCTGGGTGTCCTGCCCGCCGGGCTGGTCGAGGGCCGGATCGAGGCCCCCGCCTCGGAGCTGATCTCCTTCCTCCCGGCGCGCCCGGTCCTCGTGCCCGGCACGGTGGCCACCAACCTCGCCCTGCTGGGTGCCCCGCCGACGGACACCGGAGTCGACATCGGGGTGCCCCTCGACCGGGAGATCGGCGCCCACGGGGCGGGCGTCTCCGCCGGTCAGGGGCAGCGCCTGGCGGTGTCACGCACCCTGGCGCGCGGTTCCGGTGAGCCGCACCTGCTGCTTCTCGACGAACCCACCGCCCACCTCAACGCCGAGCTCGTCATCGAGCTCGGGAGGCTGCTGCGCGACCGGGCGGCCGCCGGCGACACCGTCGTCGTCGCGTCGCACGACCCCCGCATCCTCGACATCGCCGATCAGGTGGTGACGCTGTGA
- a CDS encoding peroxiredoxin, producing the protein MTETTTDTQQTYHMPRIGDAAPEFTAESTQGPVNFPSDYKGKWVILFSHPADFTPVCTSEFMTFAVMEDEFRKYNTELVGVSVDGLYSHIAWLRTIREKMEFRGWKNVDVKFPLIDDVSMNVSRKYGMIMPGEAETSAVRAVFIIDPEAKVRTILYYPLSTGRNFDEILRVVKALQTADEFNVATPADWRPGERVIVPTAGSCGVAENRMTGGEEDVECVDWFFCTKAIDEETVEKAIQK; encoded by the coding sequence ATGACCGAGACCACCACCGACACCCAGCAGACCTACCACATGCCCCGCATCGGAGACGCAGCTCCGGAGTTCACCGCCGAGTCCACCCAGGGCCCGGTCAACTTCCCCTCCGACTACAAGGGCAAGTGGGTCATCCTCTTCTCCCACCCCGCCGACTTCACCCCGGTGTGCACCTCCGAGTTCATGACCTTCGCGGTCATGGAGGACGAGTTCCGCAAGTACAACACCGAGCTGGTCGGCGTCTCCGTGGACGGCCTGTACAGCCACATCGCCTGGCTGCGCACCATCCGCGAGAAGATGGAGTTCCGCGGCTGGAAGAACGTGGACGTCAAGTTCCCCCTCATCGACGACGTGTCCATGAACGTCTCCCGCAAGTACGGCATGATCATGCCGGGCGAGGCCGAGACCTCCGCCGTCCGCGCGGTCTTCATCATCGACCCCGAGGCCAAGGTCCGCACCATCCTCTACTATCCGCTGTCGACCGGCCGTAACTTCGACGAGATCCTGCGCGTGGTCAAGGCCCTGCAGACCGCCGACGAGTTCAACGTCGCCACCCCCGCCGACTGGCGTCCGGGTGAGCGCGTCATCGTGCCGACCGCCGGCTCCTGCGGCGTCGCCGAGAACCGCATGACCGGTGGCGAGGAGGACGTCGAGTGCGTCGACTGGTTCTTCTGCACGAAGGCGATCGACGAGGAGACCGTCGAGAAGGCCATCCAGAAGTAA
- a CDS encoding ABC transporter permease, with the protein MSTLTGTGTLLRFMLRRDRLRLPLWVLGMGLMALYISTALGTVLDEESLPGMAQMAATPVMALIGGPGYGFDAITIPRFFAGLYGAYLMLGAALMSMTTLSRHTRVEEQSGRGELVLADVVGRHAQLTAALLLAVLMNVLVAVTMTGIILVAPLEPAPGVGSTALFTASIAAVGVAFAGVAATTAQLSPYSRTCTALAGVVLAVAFLVRGIGDMSRSQGGDLAWLSWLSPLGWAQQTAPYTLDRWWPLVFPLLFAAVGAGLGYLLRSRRDFGAGVLADRLGRERAPSWLGTPLALAYRLQRGALLGWSVAIFLTGLLLGAFTDSMADVADSLPPEMLAVMGGDGAADAFVNGYLGFMSVYFGVMFAVFAVLAVQSLRSQETEGHTEAVLATAVGRAQWVLSWVTVTALGAVWLAVLAGLGEGLGAVLVTGDGSLFAPTLLGHAVQFSTVWFFLGLAVALYGLAPRLIGLVWVLYVVGTVLIFFGPMLDLSQAWLNLSPFQHTGQHPATDVQWLGVTVLSLGGVALALLGAVAFRRRDLSA; encoded by the coding sequence GTGAGCACCCTGACCGGTACCGGCACCCTGCTGCGGTTCATGCTCCGACGTGACCGGCTGCGCCTGCCGCTGTGGGTGCTGGGCATGGGCCTGATGGCCCTGTACATCTCCACCGCCCTGGGCACCGTCCTCGACGAGGAGTCGCTCCCTGGCATGGCGCAGATGGCCGCCACCCCGGTGATGGCCCTCATCGGCGGTCCCGGCTACGGCTTCGACGCCATCACCATCCCCCGCTTCTTCGCCGGCCTCTACGGCGCGTACCTCATGCTGGGCGCGGCCCTGATGTCGATGACCACCCTCTCCCGGCACACCCGCGTCGAGGAGCAGTCCGGACGCGGCGAACTGGTGCTCGCCGACGTCGTCGGCCGCCACGCCCAGCTCACCGCCGCCCTCCTCCTCGCGGTGCTGATGAACGTCCTGGTCGCCGTGACGATGACCGGCATCATCCTCGTCGCCCCTCTCGAACCCGCGCCCGGTGTCGGCTCGACCGCGCTGTTCACGGCGTCCATCGCGGCGGTGGGCGTCGCCTTCGCCGGCGTCGCCGCCACCACGGCGCAGCTCTCGCCCTACTCCCGCACCTGCACGGCCCTCGCGGGCGTCGTGCTGGCGGTGGCCTTCCTGGTGCGTGGCATCGGCGACATGTCCCGCAGCCAGGGCGGTGACCTCGCCTGGCTGTCCTGGCTCTCGCCCCTCGGCTGGGCCCAGCAGACCGCCCCCTACACCCTCGACCGCTGGTGGCCCCTGGTATTCCCGCTGCTCTTCGCCGCCGTCGGCGCCGGGCTGGGGTACCTGCTGCGTTCCCGGCGCGACTTCGGGGCCGGCGTCCTGGCGGACCGCCTGGGCCGGGAGCGCGCCCCCTCCTGGCTGGGCACTCCCCTGGCGCTGGCGTACCGGCTCCAGCGCGGTGCCCTCCTCGGCTGGTCCGTGGCCATCTTCCTCACCGGGCTGCTCCTCGGGGCATTCACGGACTCCATGGCGGACGTCGCCGACTCCCTGCCCCCGGAGATGCTCGCGGTCATGGGCGGTGACGGTGCCGCGGACGCCTTCGTCAACGGCTACCTCGGTTTCATGTCCGTCTACTTCGGCGTCATGTTCGCGGTGTTCGCGGTCCTCGCCGTGCAGTCGCTGCGCTCCCAGGAGACCGAGGGCCACACCGAGGCCGTGCTGGCCACCGCCGTAGGCCGGGCGCAGTGGGTGCTGTCCTGGGTGACGGTCACCGCACTGGGGGCGGTGTGGCTGGCGGTGCTCGCCGGCCTCGGCGAGGGGCTGGGGGCCGTCCTGGTCACCGGCGACGGGTCACTGTTCGCCCCGACGCTGCTGGGCCACGCCGTGCAGTTCTCCACGGTGTGGTTCTTCCTCGGCCTGGCGGTGGCCCTGTACGGCCTGGCACCCCGCCTCATCGGCCTGGTGTGGGTGCTCTACGTCGTGGGTACGGTCCTCATCTTCTTCGGCCCGATGCTGGATCTGAGCCAGGCCTGGCTCAACCTCTCCCCCTTCCAGCACACGGGCCAGCATCCGGCGACGGACGTGCAGTGGCTCGGTGTCACCGTGCTCTCGCTCGGGGGCGTGGCCCTGGCGCTGCTCGGCGCCGTTGCTTTCCGACGCCGCGATCTCAGCGCCTGA
- the cydC gene encoding thiol reductant ABC exporter subunit CydC codes for MLHLAGVRRRDLVLSILAGAVTLLSALSLTVLSGWLITRAWEMPPVLDLSVAITAVRALGISRAVFRYLDRLVSHRLALDALATLRSRLFSSLVRDGHTRTRGDGLVALVADAERITDLIVRSLVPRGVAVVLSVAAVLAAGWLHPLAGLTLAVAYLVTGLLIPRLAVRAARTARRSEADDEWAVELDRVLDHRVEFEAAGLGEARTAQAADASTRSSRARVAAERPLAPAAAAEAWTTGVTVVVLLAIGALSYTGDPTWLGMLIMLPLAAFEAHGPLAAAAIHADEAAAAERRLSALLSPHAPETTETTAAVDGGTSASGEPEALHAADLRCAWGDRTWNLDLAPGARQVIRGPSGCGKTTLLLTLAGLLEPAAGVVTLGGSPDPELRRRMVRVHTEDEWIFATTVRENLRVANPDVTEEVMWEALEAVGLRPWLEAAGGLDLELADGAGSLSSGQRRRLLLARALCSETPVLLLDEPTAHITAADAGPLLEMLTGGPLPGQRAERTVVVVTHED; via the coding sequence ATGCTCCACCTCGCCGGCGTCCGCCGCCGCGACCTCGTCCTCTCGATCCTCGCCGGGGCGGTCACGCTGCTCTCGGCGCTGAGCCTGACGGTGCTCTCGGGCTGGCTCATCACCCGCGCCTGGGAGATGCCGCCGGTGCTCGACCTGTCGGTGGCCATCACCGCGGTCCGCGCACTGGGCATCTCGCGGGCGGTGTTCCGCTACCTCGACCGGCTGGTGTCCCACCGGCTGGCACTCGACGCCCTGGCCACCCTGCGGTCGCGGCTGTTCTCCTCGCTCGTGCGGGACGGCCACACCCGCACCCGCGGCGACGGTCTTGTCGCCCTGGTCGCGGACGCCGAACGCATCACCGACCTCATCGTCCGCTCCCTCGTCCCGCGCGGCGTGGCCGTGGTGCTCTCCGTCGCGGCGGTGCTCGCCGCCGGTTGGCTGCACCCGCTCGCCGGGCTGACCCTGGCCGTGGCCTACCTGGTCACCGGCCTGCTCATCCCCCGCCTGGCGGTCCGCGCCGCCCGCACGGCGCGCCGCAGCGAGGCCGACGACGAGTGGGCCGTGGAGCTCGACCGGGTCCTCGACCACCGCGTCGAGTTCGAGGCCGCCGGCCTCGGCGAGGCCCGTACCGCGCAGGCCGCGGACGCCTCCACCCGCAGCAGCCGCGCGCGGGTGGCCGCCGAGAGGCCGCTGGCCCCGGCCGCCGCCGCCGAGGCGTGGACCACGGGTGTCACCGTGGTGGTGCTGCTGGCCATCGGTGCCCTCAGCTACACCGGCGACCCCACGTGGCTGGGCATGCTCATCATGCTGCCGCTGGCCGCCTTCGAGGCGCACGGGCCGCTGGCCGCCGCCGCCATCCACGCCGATGAGGCGGCCGCGGCGGAACGCCGCCTGTCCGCCCTGCTCTCGCCGCACGCACCGGAGACGACGGAGACAACGGCGGCGGTGGACGGGGGGACGTCGGCAAGCGGGGAGCCGGAGGCCCTGCACGCCGCTGACCTGCGCTGCGCGTGGGGCGACCGCACGTGGAACCTCGACCTCGCGCCCGGCGCGCGGCAGGTCATCCGGGGGCCGAGCGGCTGCGGCAAGACGACGCTGCTGCTCACCCTCGCCGGGTTGCTGGAGCCGGCCGCGGGGGTGGTGACGCTGGGCGGTTCGCCGGATCCGGAGCTGCGCCGCCGGATGGTGCGGGTGCACACCGAGGACGAGTGGATCTTCGCCACCACCGTGCGGGAGAACCTGCGCGTGGCCAACCCGGACGTCACCGAGGAGGTCATGTGGGAGGCGCTCGAAGCCGTCGGTCTGCGCCCCTGGCTGGAGGCGGCGGGCGGCCTGGATCTCGAGCTCGCCGACGGCGCGGGGTCGCTGTCCTCCGGGCAGCGGCGTCGTCTGCTGCTGGCCCGGGCGCTGTGTTCGGAGACTCCGGTGCTGCTTCTCGACGAACCCACCGCCCACATCACCGCCGCCGACGCCGGCCCGCTGCTGGAGATGCTCACCGGGGGTCCTCTGCCGGGTCAGCGGGCGGAGCGGACCGTCGTCGTGGTCACCCACGAGGATTGA
- a CDS encoding cytochrome ubiquinol oxidase subunit I, whose product MELDLVDVSRWQFGITTVYHFIFVPLTIGLAPLVAAMQTAWHVTGKDHWYRATRFFGVLFLINFAMGVVTGIVQEFQFGMNWSEYSRFVGDVFGAPLALEGLAAFFIESIFLGVWIFGWGRVPKILHLLSIWMVAVAVNVSAYFIIVANSFMQRPTGAAYNPETGRAELINIGELLTNPIALTAFPHAVTGAFLVSGTFIAGISAFWMVRSRLHAAELSASGEDDAATLWRPLLRMGLWVIIIAAIGLSITGDLQAKLMFEYQPMKMASAEALCHTEEDPWFSILAISTFNDCDSVIEIFSVPWVLPFLAAGSFTGVTLQGVTDLQAHYETIYGPGNYTPNLFVTYWSFRLMIGLMAVSLILVVVGFWLTRKGRVSTNKWFAWGALAAIPFPFLSNSFGWIFTEMGRQPWIVHPNVSFGPDAPNMENEIHMIVDFGVSNHSIATVWTSLISFTLLYGALAVVWFWLMRRHTLVGPLPVGASENIAADTYGPKEQELEPLSFSTRGANDTATATGTTEKEK is encoded by the coding sequence GTGGAACTAGATCTCGTAGATGTCTCCCGGTGGCAATTCGGTATCACCACCGTCTACCACTTCATTTTCGTCCCACTGACCATCGGCCTCGCACCCCTGGTGGCCGCCATGCAGACCGCCTGGCACGTCACGGGCAAGGACCACTGGTACCGGGCGACCCGGTTCTTCGGGGTCCTGTTCCTGATCAACTTCGCCATGGGCGTGGTCACCGGCATCGTGCAGGAGTTCCAGTTCGGCATGAACTGGAGTGAGTACTCACGCTTCGTCGGCGACGTCTTCGGCGCCCCACTGGCGTTGGAGGGTCTGGCCGCCTTCTTCATCGAGTCGATCTTCCTCGGCGTGTGGATCTTCGGCTGGGGCCGCGTGCCGAAGATCCTGCACCTGCTCTCCATCTGGATGGTGGCCGTCGCCGTCAACGTGTCGGCCTACTTCATCATCGTGGCCAACTCCTTCATGCAGCGCCCGACCGGCGCGGCCTACAACCCGGAGACCGGCCGCGCGGAGCTCATCAACATCGGCGAGCTGCTCACCAACCCGATCGCCCTCACCGCGTTCCCGCACGCCGTGACCGGCGCCTTCCTGGTGTCGGGCACCTTCATCGCCGGCATCAGCGCCTTCTGGATGGTGCGCTCCCGCCTCCATGCAGCCGAGCTGTCCGCTTCAGGAGAAGACGACGCCGCCACCCTGTGGCGTCCCCTTCTGCGGATGGGTCTCTGGGTGATCATCATCGCCGCGATTGGCCTGTCGATCACAGGGGACCTGCAGGCGAAGCTCATGTTCGAGTACCAACCGATGAAGATGGCCTCCGCCGAGGCGCTGTGCCACACGGAGGAGGACCCGTGGTTCTCCATCCTGGCGATCTCCACCTTCAACGACTGTGACTCGGTCATCGAGATCTTCTCCGTGCCGTGGGTGCTGCCCTTCCTCGCGGCCGGCTCCTTCACCGGCGTCACCCTGCAGGGCGTCACGGATCTGCAGGCCCACTACGAGACCATCTACGGCCCAGGCAACTACACCCCGAATCTGTTCGTCACCTACTGGTCCTTCCGTCTGATGATCGGCCTGATGGCGGTCTCACTCATTCTTGTGGTCGTCGGTTTCTGGCTCACACGCAAGGGCCGCGTCAGCACGAACAAGTGGTTCGCGTGGGGTGCCCTGGCGGCGATCCCCTTCCCGTTCCTGTCGAACTCCTTCGGCTGGATCTTCACCGAGATGGGCCGTCAGCCGTGGATCGTGCACCCGAACGTCAGCTTCGGTCCCGACGCCCCGAACATGGAGAACGAGATCCACATGATCGTCGATTTCGGCGTTTCCAACCACTCCATCGCGACGGTGTGGACCTCGCTCATCTCCTTCACCCTCCTCTACGGTGCCCTGGCCGTCGTGTGGTTCTGGCTTATGCGCCGTCACACCCTGGTCGGGCCGCTCCCGGTCGGCGCGTCCGAGAACATCGCGGCCGACACCTACGGCCCGAAGGAGCAGGAGCTCGAGCCCCTGAGTTTCAGCACCCGCGGCGCCAACGACACAGCCACCGCCACCGGCACCACCGAGAAGGAGAAGTAG
- the cydB gene encoding cytochrome d ubiquinol oxidase subunit II, translating into MDLQTLWFILIAVLFLGYFALEGFDFGVGMLLPFLGRGEDKEERARRRDAAVQSIGPVWDGNEVWLITAGGALFAAFPEWYATMFSGFYLPLLLILLALIIRGVSLEWRTKVDTPQWRRYSDIGIGIGSWVPAILWGVAFANLVRGVPVDAARQIPSGLDGLVQLLNPLGLLGGLAFVGVFALHAATFLGLKTAGPLRADAHRLGRLLTAPVILLVGGFALWLQLSHGRPETWIAVAVTLACLLLTVVLLLRGRDGLAFTATFVAVLGLGALIFGAMFPYLMPTTLADGVSLDIWNSSSSDYTLKIMSWAALFLVPVVLIAQGWTYWSFRQRIRA; encoded by the coding sequence ATGGATCTGCAGACCCTGTGGTTCATCCTCATCGCCGTCCTCTTCCTCGGGTACTTCGCCCTCGAGGGTTTCGACTTCGGCGTCGGCATGCTCCTGCCCTTCCTCGGCCGCGGGGAGGACAAGGAGGAACGCGCGCGGCGTCGTGACGCGGCGGTCCAGAGCATCGGCCCTGTGTGGGACGGCAACGAGGTGTGGCTCATCACCGCCGGTGGTGCGCTGTTCGCCGCGTTCCCGGAGTGGTACGCGACGATGTTCTCCGGTTTCTACCTGCCACTGCTGCTCATCCTGCTGGCCCTCATCATCCGTGGTGTGTCGCTGGAGTGGCGCACGAAGGTGGACACGCCGCAGTGGCGCCGTTACTCCGACATCGGCATCGGCATCGGTTCCTGGGTGCCGGCGATCCTGTGGGGCGTGGCGTTCGCGAACCTCGTGCGCGGTGTGCCGGTCGACGCGGCCCGGCAGATCCCCTCGGGTCTCGACGGCCTCGTCCAGCTCCTCAACCCCCTCGGCCTGCTCGGCGGCCTGGCGTTCGTGGGGGTCTTCGCCCTGCACGCCGCCACGTTCCTGGGGCTGAAGACCGCGGGTCCCCTGCGTGCCGACGCCCACCGCCTCGGCCGTCTCCTCACCGCCCCGGTGATCCTCCTGGTCGGCGGCTTCGCCCTGTGGCTGCAGCTGTCCCACGGCCGCCCGGAGACCTGGATCGCGGTGGCCGTGACGCTGGCCTGCCTGCTGCTCACCGTGGTTCTGCTGCTGCGTGGCCGGGACGGCCTGGCGTTCACCGCCACCTTCGTCGCCGTGCTGGGCCTCGGCGCGCTCATCTTCGGCGCGATGTTCCCGTACCTCATGCCGACCACGCTGGCCGACGGCGTCAGCCTCGACATCTGGAACTCCTCCAGCTCCGACTACACGCTGAAGATCATGTCCTGGGCGGCACTCTTCCTGGTGCCGGTCGTGCTCATCGCCCAGGGCTGGACCTACTGGTCCTTCCGTCAGCGCATCCGCGCCTGA
- a CDS encoding ABC transporter ATP-binding protein, which translates to MDTLAVEAVGLTKSFGSVRALDELDLSVRTGEVHGFLGPNGSGKSTAIRVLLGVLRHDSGRVRVLGADPWRDAVDLHHRLAYVPGDVELWPNLTGGEAIDLFGRLRGRVNQRRRDDLIDRFDLDPRRKGRTYSKGNRQKVALIAALSADVDLLLLDEPTSGLDPLMEAVFQELIREACARGTTVLLSSHILSQVEALADRISIIRKGRVVETGTLLDMRHLSRTVVTVLTDRPTEKLVRHEGIHNAHREGEQVRFDVDAAHLPAVMQELATLGVRALTATPPSLERLLLRHYGDTPDGVDQP; encoded by the coding sequence ATGGACACCCTTGCCGTGGAAGCAGTCGGCCTGACCAAGAGCTTCGGCTCCGTGCGGGCGCTGGACGAGCTCGACCTGAGTGTGCGGACGGGGGAGGTGCACGGTTTCCTCGGACCCAACGGCTCGGGTAAATCGACGGCGATCCGCGTCCTGCTGGGGGTGCTGCGACATGATTCCGGCCGGGTCCGCGTCCTCGGCGCCGACCCCTGGCGCGACGCCGTCGACCTCCACCACCGCCTGGCCTACGTCCCCGGCGACGTCGAGCTGTGGCCGAACCTGACCGGCGGTGAGGCGATCGACCTGTTCGGCCGGTTGCGGGGGCGCGTCAACCAGCGGCGCCGTGACGACCTCATCGACCGTTTCGACCTCGACCCCCGCCGCAAAGGACGCACCTACTCCAAGGGCAACCGACAGAAGGTGGCGCTCATCGCGGCACTGTCCGCCGACGTCGACCTCCTGCTTCTCGACGAACCCACGTCCGGACTCGACCCCCTCATGGAGGCGGTGTTCCAGGAGCTCATCCGCGAGGCCTGCGCCCGCGGCACGACGGTGCTGCTCTCCAGCCACATCCTCTCGCAGGTGGAGGCGCTGGCGGACCGGATCTCCATCATCCGGAAGGGGCGCGTCGTGGAGACCGGCACGCTGCTGGACATGCGGCACCTCTCCCGCACCGTGGTCACCGTCCTCACCGACCGTCCGACGGAGAAGCTGGTCCGGCACGAGGGCATCCACAACGCCCACCGGGAGGGTGAGCAGGTGCGTTTCGACGTCGATGCCGCCCACCTGCCCGCCGTCATGCAGGAACTGGCCACGCTGGGGGTGCGCGCACTCACCGCGACGCCGCCCTCACTGGAACGTCTCCTGCTGCGCCACTACGGCGACACCCCGGACGGGGTGGACCAGCCGTGA